In the Calditrichota bacterium genome, GGCGATGCGGTAGGTGAGGACTCTGGTCTTGCCGCTTCCGGCACCGGCAAGGATCAGAACCGGGCCGTCCACGTCAACGACCGCCGCGCGTTGGGCCTCGTTCAACGCTGCGAGGAGTTCTCTTCCCTTTGCCGACCCTGGGCGCGCCATGAGTCCTCACCTTTGCCGCTGCGCCGCTTGGAGTTGCCGCCGCACCTGGTCGAAGCGTTCCTTAGCACGCAGATGCTCGCGGAGCGTACGACTGAACACATGCCCCCCATCGCCGCGGGCCACGAAGTAAAGATAGTCCACCGGCGCCGGGTGCAACGCCGCCACAATAGAAGCCATGCCGGGGTTGTTCACCGGACCCGGTGGCAAGCCAGGGTACAGATACGTGTTGTACGGGGAATCGATAGCCAAGTCCTTCTTCAGCAGTCGTCGCCCCCGCCCTGGGACCAAGTATTGAATTGTGGGATCGGCCTGCAGGGGCATGCGTAGCCGCAGGCGGTTGTGGTAAACAGCGGAGATGAGCGCACGCTCCTCG is a window encoding:
- the mltG gene encoding endolytic transglycosylase MltG; the encoded protein is LLRELGVSAPSLEGYLYPSTYQFYWGVAPEVVIRTMVKEFWRQMGDSVQACAQAMGMTLHQVVTLASIIEGEAMLAEERALISAVYHNRLRLRMPLQADPTIQYLVPGRGRRLLKKDLAIDSPYNTYLYPGLPPGPVNNPGMASIVAALHPAPVDYLYFVARGDGGHVFSRTLREHLRAKERFDQVRRQLQAAQRQR